Proteins encoded within one genomic window of Homo sapiens chromosome 21, GRCh38.p14 Primary Assembly:
- the CLDN8 gene encoding claudin-8: MATHALEIAGLFLGGVGMVGTVAVTVMPQWRVSAFIENNIVVFENFWEGLWMNCVRQANIRMQCKIYDSLLALSPDLQAARGLMCAASVMSFLAFMMAILGMKCTRCTGDNEKVKAHILLTAGIIFIITGMVVLIPVSWVANAIIRDFYNSIVNVAQKRELGEALYLGWTTALVLIVGGALFCCVFCCNEKSSSYRYSIPSHRTTQKSYHTGKKSPSVYSRSQYV, from the coding sequence ATGGCAACCCATGCCTTAGAAATCGCTGGGCTGTTTCTTGGTGGTGTTGGAatggtgggcacagtggctgtcaCTGTCATGCCTCAGTGGAGAGTGTCGGCCTTCATTGAAAACAACATCGTGGTTTTTGAAAACTTCTGGGAAGGACTGTGGATGAATTGCGTGAGGCAGGCTAACATCAGGATGCAGTGCAAAATCTATGATTCCCTGCTGGCTCTTTCTCCGGACCTACAGGCAGCCAGAGGACTGATGTGTGCTGCTTCCGTGATGTCCTTCTTGGCTTTCATGATGGCCATCCTTGGCATGAAATGCACCAGGTGCACGGGGGACAATGAGAAGGTGAAGGCTCACATTCTGCTGACGGCTGgaatcatcttcatcatcacgggcatggtggtgctcatcCCTGTGAGCTGGGTTGCCAATGCCATCATCAGAGATTTCTATAACTCAATAGTGAATGTTGCCCAAAAACGTGAGCTTGGAGAAGCTCTCTACTTAGGATGGACCACGGCACTGGTGCTGATTGTTGGAGGAGCTCTGTTCTGCTGCGTTTTTTGTTGCAACGAAAAGAGCAGTAGCTACAGATACTCGATACCTTCCCATCGCACAACCCAAAAAAGTTATCACACCGGAAAGAAGTCACCGAGCGTCTACTCCAGAAGTCAGTATGTGTAg